A stretch of the uncultured Desulfobacter sp. genome encodes the following:
- a CDS encoding M15 family metallopeptidase encodes MSRFHTAPNYNGYASVDRRTFLKLAGSVALAGTYLPLASGLKTAWALEASQYQSHAPDQGVKDALVGGRELTGDLKSLKVRFFNRDFKDDVFLSDNDMHLLLSIHLRFRRIQKQIGHANFCLAGFDDALTCARTYGNIGAFSSRELDFLEKLFHRPAGDYGFMGKRTIPRLTWQVPSKDTVKIQGSGNYLYKGKSQALYQDIRKKIGTEAVLTSGIRGVSKQFLLFLNKAVKSRGNLSMASRSLAPPGYSFHATGDFDMGEKGFGVDNFTEKFTRTRVYSRLSSLGYIRFRYGPKNHLGVRYEPWHVEVVG; translated from the coding sequence ATGAGCAGGTTTCATACCGCACCAAACTATAACGGATATGCATCAGTGGATCGGAGAACATTTTTAAAACTTGCAGGATCAGTTGCCCTTGCAGGAACATATCTGCCGCTTGCCAGTGGATTAAAAACGGCATGGGCGCTTGAGGCTTCTCAATACCAATCACATGCCCCTGACCAGGGTGTCAAGGATGCGCTTGTGGGGGGCAGGGAGTTAACCGGAGACCTAAAATCTTTAAAGGTCCGTTTTTTTAATCGTGATTTCAAAGATGATGTTTTTCTGTCTGATAATGACATGCATCTTCTTTTATCAATCCATCTGCGTTTCAGACGTATCCAAAAACAGATCGGCCATGCTAACTTCTGTCTGGCCGGATTTGATGATGCCTTGACGTGTGCCCGGACCTATGGCAACATTGGCGCGTTTTCCAGCCGGGAACTTGATTTCCTTGAAAAATTATTTCATCGCCCCGCCGGTGATTACGGCTTTATGGGAAAAAGAACGATTCCTCGTCTGACCTGGCAGGTGCCGTCGAAAGACACAGTAAAAATTCAAGGCTCGGGTAATTATCTTTACAAGGGTAAATCCCAAGCGTTGTATCAGGATATTCGGAAAAAAATCGGTACCGAGGCGGTTTTGACCTCAGGCATCCGGGGGGTGTCCAAGCAGTTTTTGCTTTTTTTAAACAAGGCTGTGAAAAGCCGGGGGAACTTGTCCATGGCCTCTCGATCTTTAGCGCCACCAGGTTATTCCTTTCATGCCACCGGAGATTTTGATATGGGAGAAAAAGGGTTTGGTGTAGATAATTTTACGGAAAAGTTTACCCGGACCCGGGTGTACAGCCGGCTGTCGAGCCTGGGTTATATTCGGTTCAGGTATGGGCCGAAAAATCATTTAGGTGTCAGATATGAACCCTGGCATGTTGAAGTTGTGGGCTAA
- a CDS encoding (Fe-S)-binding protein has translation MAETVIKLGRKKKASTFIDKVKEILPEGGNLNACLTCGACASGCPATGLADMDPRKFLRMAALGMDEEIVASDWPWMCTMCMRCIYVCPMQIDIPQLVFNARALRPREERPKGILGSCDAALKHDTGSAMGTSEEDFEFVVDDVLEEYKEAQPEFEEMEAPIDKEGAEFFLNQNSREPVTEPDEMVPLWKILHTAGINWTYGSKGWGGENYCMFLADDESWKHLTSTTIGQAKKLGCKTYLNTEUGHVTFSVRAGAKKFNIDTTDLEIKNIYEYYAKWIREGRLKPSSDWNKDLKIKFTVQDPCQIVRKSYGDPIADDLRFVVKSIVGEENFIDMQPNRSNNFCCGGGGGFLQSGFKDERLTYGKIKDQQIQATGADYCIAACHNCHAQIHELSEHYEAHYGVVHLWTLLCLSLGILGPNEREYLGDDLKEVAVFHPETEM, from the coding sequence ATGGCAGAAACTGTCATCAAACTGGGCCGAAAAAAAAAGGCCTCAACTTTTATCGACAAGGTTAAAGAAATTCTGCCCGAGGGCGGAAATCTTAATGCCTGCCTGACATGTGGCGCCTGCGCATCAGGCTGCCCGGCCACCGGGTTGGCAGACATGGACCCACGAAAATTTCTGCGCATGGCTGCCCTGGGCATGGATGAGGAAATTGTCGCATCAGACTGGCCCTGGATGTGCACCATGTGCATGCGTTGCATCTATGTCTGTCCCATGCAGATTGATATTCCCCAGCTTGTTTTCAATGCCCGTGCTTTACGGCCCAGAGAAGAGCGGCCCAAAGGCATCTTGGGTTCCTGTGACGCGGCTTTGAAGCACGATACCGGTTCAGCCATGGGTACCTCAGAGGAAGATTTTGAATTTGTGGTTGATGATGTTCTCGAAGAATATAAGGAAGCCCAACCCGAATTTGAAGAGATGGAAGCCCCCATTGACAAAGAAGGGGCTGAATTCTTCCTGAACCAGAACTCCAGGGAGCCGGTCACCGAACCCGACGAGATGGTGCCCTTATGGAAAATTCTCCATACCGCAGGGATCAACTGGACATATGGCTCCAAGGGATGGGGTGGTGAAAATTATTGCATGTTTCTGGCAGATGACGAATCCTGGAAACATCTGACATCGACCACCATTGGTCAGGCCAAAAAGTTGGGGTGCAAAACGTACCTCAATACCGAGTGAGGGCACGTAACTTTCTCGGTCCGGGCCGGAGCGAAAAAATTCAACATTGATACTACAGATTTAGAAATCAAAAACATTTACGAATACTATGCAAAATGGATCCGTGAAGGTCGGCTGAAACCCAGCTCCGACTGGAACAAAGACCTGAAAATTAAATTCACGGTACAAGATCCCTGTCAGATTGTCAGAAAAAGCTATGGTGACCCCATTGCCGACGATCTGCGTTTTGTTGTTAAATCCATTGTTGGTGAAGAAAACTTCATTGACATGCAGCCCAACCGTTCCAATAACTTTTGTTGCGGCGGCGGTGGCGGATTTCTCCAGTCAGGCTTCAAAGACGAACGTTTGACTTACGGGAAGATCAAAGATCAGCAGATCCAGGCCACCGGTGCGGATTATTGTATCGCCGCCTGCCATAACTGCCATGCGCAGATTCATGAGCTCAGCGAACATTACGAAGCACATTATGGCGTCGTCCATTTATGGACCCTGCTCTGTCTTTCTTTGGGCATTCTCGGACCCAATGAAAGAGAATACTTGGGAGATGACCTGAAAGAAGTAGCCGTCTTCCACCCTGAAACCGAAATGTAA
- a CDS encoding SDR family oxidoreductase, translated as MKTLCGEQPAPEDEKRIVEEIHQCIKVLETLADRSELLAKICEADRIALIKAAGKISRPDKAEIKKRNKDKKRQKRLAVVAKERRMRAQTGIRKAREASVFTAPPQLEGPAVESQNAAEYLDSPRNCYVCKAEFTLLHHFYDSMCPECAKLNYQKRFQTASLEGQIAVITGSRLKIGYQATVMMLKAGARVIATTRFPKDSALRFSKEPDFDQWGHRLHIYGMDLRHIPSVELFCDHVKQTYRRLDILINNAAQTVRRPPGFYAHLMDTEQQKISSLPTEAAMLLGHYQDCVAQVTTGRPRDVGDEEALPVSWSGNAPGIGLRQSAQLSQIPYSYDHSIDAPQVFPQKALDADLQQVDLRKTNSWRLKLGEIETAEMLEIQLVNNVAPFVLCNRLAQMMKSDFTGQKHIVNVSAMEGKFLRFKKGSRHPHTNMAKAALNMLTHTAAEDLAKYGIYMNAVDTGWVTDEDPAQLARLKQERHDFQPPLDIVDGAARICDPFFHGILTGKHWCGKFLKDYFPIDW; from the coding sequence GTGAAAACCCTTTGTGGGGAGCAACCCGCCCCGGAAGATGAAAAACGTATAGTAGAAGAGATTCACCAATGCATTAAGGTACTGGAAACCTTGGCAGACCGGTCTGAGCTTTTGGCAAAAATTTGTGAAGCGGACCGCATTGCTTTGATTAAAGCTGCCGGCAAAATATCCCGGCCGGACAAAGCTGAAATAAAAAAACGCAACAAAGATAAAAAGCGGCAAAAGCGCCTTGCCGTTGTCGCAAAAGAACGGCGAATGAGGGCGCAAACCGGAATCAGGAAAGCCAGGGAAGCATCGGTGTTCACCGCACCGCCCCAACTTGAAGGGCCTGCTGTTGAAAGTCAGAATGCTGCAGAGTATCTTGATTCCCCCCGCAACTGCTATGTGTGCAAAGCTGAATTTACATTGCTCCACCATTTCTATGACAGCATGTGTCCTGAATGTGCAAAACTTAACTACCAAAAGCGGTTCCAGACTGCATCCCTTGAAGGGCAGATAGCCGTCATCACAGGATCCAGGCTTAAAATCGGCTACCAGGCCACGGTGATGATGCTCAAAGCCGGGGCCCGGGTGATTGCCACCACACGTTTTCCCAAGGATTCCGCCCTAAGATTCTCCAAAGAACCTGATTTTGACCAGTGGGGACACAGGCTCCATATCTACGGGATGGACCTGCGTCATATTCCCAGCGTGGAGCTGTTTTGTGATCATGTAAAACAGACATATCGGCGACTAGATATCTTAATCAATAATGCGGCCCAGACCGTTCGACGCCCACCTGGATTTTATGCCCATCTGATGGACACCGAACAACAAAAAATTTCATCGTTACCTACTGAAGCGGCAATGCTTTTAGGTCATTACCAGGACTGCGTGGCCCAGGTGACAACAGGCCGCCCCCGTGATGTGGGTGACGAAGAGGCGTTGCCGGTCTCCTGGAGCGGCAACGCCCCCGGCATAGGGCTGCGGCAATCGGCCCAACTCTCCCAGATCCCCTATTCCTATGACCACAGTATCGATGCGCCTCAGGTATTTCCCCAAAAGGCTCTGGATGCAGATCTTCAACAGGTGGATCTTCGAAAAACCAACTCCTGGCGACTGAAACTGGGAGAAATTGAAACGGCGGAGATGCTGGAAATTCAGCTGGTCAACAATGTGGCCCCGTTTGTGTTGTGTAACAGACTGGCCCAGATGATGAAATCTGACTTTACCGGTCAAAAACACATTGTCAATGTCTCTGCCATGGAAGGCAAATTCCTGCGCTTTAAAAAGGGCAGCCGCCATCCCCATACCAACATGGCCAAAGCGGCATTAAACATGCTCACTCATACGGCTGCCGAGGATCTTGCCAAATATGGCATCTACATGAATGCTGTGGATACCGGCTGGGTCACGGATGAGGATCCGGCACAGCTTGCCAGATTAAAACAAGAGCGCCATGATTTTCAGCCTCCTTTGGATATTGTGGACGGCGCGGCCCGGATCTGCGACCCGTTTTTTCACGGTATTTTAACGGGAAAACATTGGTGTGGGAAATTTTTAAAGGATTATTTTCCTATAGACTGGTAG
- a CDS encoding alpha/beta hydrolase produces MNKFAYFMSGYALKALSGLSKARITIHNRERIPEGSIIFIANHFTRIETIFLPYHLYNITKKRIWSLAHADLFAGGLKNILDVMGAISTKDPNRNDLITKTLLGGDASWIIFPEGRMVKNKKLVNDGRFEIQVDKVVHRPRSGAAVIALQSEFYRERLRRMKAINPKEFQRLIDWFEIKDPEKVLSQTTYMVPTNITYYPMRAKENLLSSLAKKLMENPSQQVMDELMTEGSMILSGVQVDIRFADPIKISDYLHNSFVESDLTSRRKIFFSRRMCSAPVIKAASQDILHRFMVNVYGMTSLNYDHIFTCLIKYMPPSSQGIDPYDLRCRAYLTITGKVIKSGRCVHNAFYENQIHLLTDDKNERFTKFLDTALKTGVLYEKNGKFFKRQEKFASDVGFQGVRMENPLYVVANEVEPLQDIVFFIKGIAEKSEVEIGQQIRRVLKDKVLKDYDLDYEKCKSPSKLFDKEAGSPIFFDPGKGRPGILLIHNYLSCPKEMNPLASFFSKLGYTVFVPRLKGHGTCPEDLSQTNHNDWIDSVEEGYVLLKHRTPYVFVGGFFTGAGLALELASRIPEIAGVFAVAPPLNVKDMRRRSFAASEFWHRMLQKARFVDKRSDNSDECPQNTCVTCYNENSVQGMKSLERLIKLLEQRLTSVTAPLLFLQSGKKFHSNTENALKLFKLVNATRKDFFFFNEDCHNLLSGSESTRVFRSIADFFVLVEQERYQSIGK; encoded by the coding sequence ATGAACAAATTTGCATATTTCATGTCCGGATATGCGCTTAAGGCATTATCCGGGCTTTCCAAAGCCCGGATAACCATTCATAATCGGGAAAGGATTCCGGAAGGGTCCATTATATTTATTGCCAACCATTTCACCAGAATCGAAACGATTTTTTTACCGTATCATCTCTATAATATAACGAAGAAAAGAATCTGGTCCCTGGCCCATGCCGATCTCTTTGCCGGCGGGTTGAAAAACATTCTTGATGTCATGGGGGCCATTTCCACCAAAGATCCGAATCGGAATGACCTTATTACCAAAACCCTTTTAGGCGGCGACGCGTCATGGATCATTTTTCCGGAAGGAAGAATGGTGAAAAATAAAAAGCTTGTCAATGACGGAAGATTTGAAATTCAAGTCGATAAAGTGGTTCATCGGCCCCGTTCCGGGGCTGCAGTGATCGCACTTCAAAGTGAATTTTACCGGGAACGGCTCCGGCGAATGAAAGCCATAAACCCTAAAGAGTTTCAACGACTCATAGACTGGTTTGAAATCAAGGACCCGGAAAAGGTTTTAAGTCAAACAACCTATATGGTGCCCACAAATATTACCTATTATCCCATGCGGGCAAAAGAGAATCTGCTCTCTTCTCTTGCCAAAAAGCTCATGGAAAATCCCTCCCAGCAGGTTATGGATGAGTTGATGACCGAGGGCAGCATGATTTTATCCGGCGTCCAGGTAGATATTCGGTTTGCAGATCCCATAAAAATTTCGGATTATCTTCATAATTCATTTGTTGAAAGCGATCTGACATCAAGGCGAAAAATTTTTTTCAGCAGACGTATGTGTTCCGCCCCTGTTATAAAAGCGGCAAGTCAGGACATTCTCCACAGATTCATGGTTAATGTGTACGGCATGACCTCCCTTAACTATGATCATATCTTTACCTGCCTTATCAAGTATATGCCGCCTTCATCCCAGGGCATTGATCCCTATGATTTACGATGCCGGGCTTATCTTACAATTACCGGAAAAGTCATTAAAAGCGGACGCTGTGTCCACAACGCTTTTTATGAGAACCAGATTCATCTATTGACCGACGATAAAAATGAGAGATTTACCAAATTTCTTGACACAGCTCTAAAAACCGGTGTGCTTTATGAAAAAAATGGAAAGTTTTTTAAAAGACAGGAAAAATTTGCATCAGATGTCGGTTTCCAGGGGGTGAGAATGGAAAACCCCCTTTATGTGGTTGCCAATGAAGTGGAGCCATTACAGGACATCGTTTTTTTCATCAAAGGTATTGCCGAGAAAAGTGAGGTTGAAATTGGTCAGCAGATTCGCCGTGTGTTGAAAGATAAAGTTCTAAAAGATTATGATCTTGATTACGAAAAATGTAAGTCCCCCAGCAAACTCTTTGACAAAGAGGCAGGAAGCCCCATTTTTTTTGATCCGGGCAAAGGAAGGCCCGGTATTCTTTTAATTCACAATTATTTATCCTGCCCCAAAGAGATGAACCCCCTGGCCTCTTTTTTCAGTAAGCTTGGCTACACTGTGTTTGTGCCGCGTCTTAAAGGGCATGGCACCTGCCCTGAAGATCTTTCACAGACAAATCATAACGACTGGATTGACAGTGTGGAAGAAGGTTATGTTCTTTTAAAGCACAGAACGCCGTACGTCTTTGTTGGCGGTTTTTTTACAGGCGCCGGACTTGCCCTTGAACTTGCCTCTCGGATACCGGAAATCGCCGGTGTTTTTGCTGTTGCCCCACCATTAAATGTCAAAGATATGAGGCGGCGTTCATTTGCTGCATCTGAATTTTGGCATCGTATGCTGCAAAAGGCACGTTTTGTTGACAAACGGTCTGATAACAGTGATGAGTGTCCGCAAAATACATGTGTGACATGCTACAATGAAAATTCTGTCCAAGGCATGAAATCGCTTGAAAGACTGATCAAACTCCTGGAACAAAGACTGACGTCTGTTACAGCACCCCTTTTATTCCTGCAGTCCGGCAAAAAGTTCCACAGCAACACGGAAAATGCTTTAAAATTGTTTAAGCTTGTCAATGCCACTCGCAAAGACTTTTTTTTCTTCAACGAGGACTGCCACAATCTGCTTTCGGGCAGTGAATCAACACGGGTGTTCAGATCTATTGCCGATTTTTTTGTCTTGGTTGAACAGGAACGCTACCAGTCTATAGGAAAATAA